A stretch of Blastopirellula marina DNA encodes these proteins:
- a CDS encoding transposase, with protein MPRRRFTPEQIIQHLREAEVLLSQDKTIAQACKAIGVTEQ; from the coding sequence ATGCCTAGAAGAAGATTCACGCCGGAGCAGATTATCCAGCATCTCCGCGAAGCGGAGGTGCTTCTTTCTCAGGACAAGACGATTGCCCAGGCCTGCAAGGCGATCGGTGTCACGGAGCAG
- a CDS encoding PEP-CTERM sorting domain-containing protein (PEP-CTERM proteins occur, often in large numbers, in the proteomes of bacteria that also encode an exosortase, a predicted intramembrane cysteine proteinase. The presence of a PEP-CTERM domain at a protein's C-terminus predicts cleavage within the sorting domain, followed by covalent anchoring to some some component of the (usually Gram-negative) cell surface. Many PEP-CTERM proteins exhibit an unusual sequence composition that includes large numbers of potential glycosylation sites. Expression of one such protein has been shown restore the ability of a bacterium to form floc, a type of biofilm.), with the protein MTLSRNRNNLFIVFPILLFGMTGISRAEILWSELGDAGESLGTAQAISGMDEITSIIGTIESSATLGYEDVDLFKIYIEDFSIFSATTKNSAALDTDLFLFDSKGFGLASNGDNVFATPPELFATIPSDSVSGSPGIYYIGIAFAGDYPKSVTGRIFPDLFDLSSTGKVLGPISPGGNNPLSNWEYDGDPGRIPLPASYEINLTGVNTVPDVVPEPGSSLLILTGLASLVGLRCRQRLIKKS; encoded by the coding sequence ATGACATTGTCCAGAAACCGAAACAATCTATTCATCGTCTTTCCAATTTTGCTCTTCGGGATGACAGGCATCTCTCGAGCAGAAATCCTATGGAGCGAACTAGGTGATGCTGGAGAATCGCTAGGCACCGCTCAAGCAATCTCGGGCATGGACGAGATTACTTCGATTATCGGTACTATCGAATCGAGTGCTACTCTCGGCTACGAGGACGTCGATCTCTTTAAGATCTACATCGAAGATTTCAGCATCTTCTCTGCGACAACAAAAAACAGCGCCGCTTTGGATACCGATCTCTTCCTGTTTGACAGCAAGGGGTTCGGCTTGGCGTCCAATGGTGACAATGTTTTTGCTACTCCGCCAGAGCTTTTTGCCACGATTCCGAGCGATTCAGTCTCTGGATCCCCGGGCATCTACTACATTGGAATTGCTTTTGCTGGTGATTATCCGAAGAGCGTAACGGGTCGGATCTTCCCAGATCTATTCGACCTCAGTTCAACTGGTAAAGTACTCGGGCCAATTTCGCCAGGTGGTAATAATCCATTGAGTAATTGGGAATATGATGGCGACCCTGGTCGGATTCCTCTTCCCGCTTCTTACGAAATAAACCTCACCGGTGTGAACACCGTGCCCGATGTCGTTCCCGAACCAGGTTCTTCACTACTCATCCTGACAGGTCTAGCAAGTTTAGTCGGTCTTCGTTGTCGTCAGCGGCTAATCAAGAAGTCTTGA
- a CDS encoding transposase, protein MIDRALYVRREWADDAEHRIEANILEEITLVSKPVLACEMPVRALKVSIPAFDNGRRGLELGPQFPGFLLKASD, encoded by the coding sequence TTGATCGACCGAGCTTTGTACGTGCGCCGTGAATGGGCCGACGATGCCGAGCATCGCATCGAAGCCAACATTCTAGAAGAGATCACGTTAGTTTCAAAACCAGTATTAGCTTGTGAAATGCCTGTCCGAGCGTTGAAAGTAAGCATTCCTGCGTTTGATAACGGAAGACGAGGTTTAGAGCTCGGACCACAATTTCCAGGATTTCTGTTAAAAGCGTCAGATTGA